TTTTCGGAGACCTTTCTATAAGCTGCAAGAAAAGGACCTCTGTTTAATGAAATACAAGAACTTTACACAAAACCACCATATGACACGACTACTGCAATTCCTGCATTTAGTTACCATACCTTGAGGAGTAGAAGTGGTGTTATTATATTATAAGCCATGTGGAAATAATCTCCTGCGCTGGGTTTATTAAGTGGAAACCAGTCAAGTGGTAGGATGATCTGTAAAGAAAAGCAGACAAGGTGTGTGAAGCATATTGTGTGTGTGCCTAATGTAGAAGTAAGAATTAAAACAACGGTTATgtttacacacacattatatgtatatatcatcAAGCACCATACAGTATACCCAGACCAAAGTGATTGCCAACTGGATTAGACTAAATTGCCCACACTATTCATTTCCTGGACCTCATGAAGCCATTTCCAGTGCTGTATTTCATTAGTGCCTCACAGCACCTCTGGGGGACCAATTAATGTTTGAATAAAGCATTTCCTTTACAGAAATACTCTCCTTTTAACGTAAAATAGAACTATGTGTTTTGCCGAGTTGGGATGTAACCCTGTTAGTATGTAATTAACTTTGGCAGATAGCATAGGCTGTATCCGTGTGAAAGCTGCATAGAGGCTCTGGTTTCCTGACAAGATAAGGTATCCAAAAAGATCCACTCATGCACCAAGCAAGTGCAACCTCTAGATGCTATACTAACTTTCCATTAACACACTCTACAGAAGGTTTCCCTAACTCTTCCTCTGCACTAGAAAACATTTAATACTCTTTATAACTGTACTTTTAAGACAATTAGCACGATGATGCACTTATGTTTGATTAGAATATACATCTGATGCAAAGAGTTTATACAGTCACAGAGCAGTGTCCATGGAACAGAGCAGTAAGTGCACACAGCAGCTCTAAATGGAACACGGACATACACTTTTATGGCCACTTGTATGGTATTTGTCAGTTTGGATAACTGATGTGGTCACCTACAGAATAGAGGGTCGGAGAGTTTCCACAGTTAAGAAGCAGGTCCAAGATAACTAGTACCAAATACCCCTACCTAATAATGAATAATCATCTCACTCTACCAGCCAGGCATAGGTTTGGATAGCAGATTTGAGGATAAATaagaaagggtctgaatagagagataaaaaaacacaattttacattgaaagaaaaaaaaatattagactcTTGAGTTGCCTATGTGATTGTCAGCGGAGATTCCTACCTGAGAATCTGACTAAGTATGAATTCTCAATGACACTGATAGGTGTTGGCAAGTCACAGGTCTCCAGAAAAGTTGCCTGAACTGGCCACTGAGGTGGTGGGCCAACATCATAACAGGGACCTGTGCAAATCCATCAAgacaggactgcatcaacgagcAGTTGCGGTCCATGGGTGATTGTTCTAACCTGACTCATAGCTATCTGGCTGATTCAGATATTGGCAGAGCAGGCTGCTTCCAAAATATGACCTTGAGTAAACAATTATTCTAAAAGTCATAGCAGGATAGTGCAGGGCCATTTGATACACTGTTGAAACGTTTCCACAATATTTtgtcattaaatatttataaagtgtcatcATATTCACCAGCGCTGTACAATATACGTAAATTGTAGAAAGGTGTGTGTCTTTGTGGGACAGATCTactaaaaataacacatttcttcATTCACTTTATTCACTCACCATTACAATGGGCCGCCCAAAATCCAGAAGCCAATTCTGCAGAGTGAAATAGAACCAGAGGTCCAGGTGGAAGCGAGAACTCCTGGAGCCATCATCTGACTGAGCAGAGCTGAACCTTAGAGAAATTAAGGGAAACTAAGCTAGAATGGACATTTTTTCATGGGTGATGGAAAGGAATACATGAATTGATCTTACAATGTAActgcaatgttttttaaagtaatgacaatataacgtactgttgccctgcactggtaaaactggtttgtttgcgttattaaagttcatataaaaaaactgctgtgtagccatggagactAATTAAGCACAGGatataacagatacgttctgaagaatcccattgtatactacaaagtttatctgttatctgctatgtaacatgtgccttttcttctttttcacctttgaatggctacccccatggctacacaacagcttgtttatataaactattgttgaGTTTTTGCAATAAACATGTCAGTTATACTAATGCagcacaatagtacattatatttccattaactTTCGTAATACTGcccatccaatttttttttctgccagacACAGTGCAGTAAATGTGTCTAGAGCAGTCAATTTGCTTGCACATACACAGTCAGCATTCTAAATGATGTCTCTAGATATCTCAGTGGCCCTTTTTGAACCCCAGCAGGCCCTTGAAACAAGTCCAGAAGAGGTAGCAATATTGCACTGTACAAAACAGGTGTACGAGGATAAACATACATTAGTTATATAGAATAAGAACTGTAGAAGTGCAAAGGGGTTATCACACTCCTACAGTTGCTATATTAAACAAAGGTTATGAGCTGATGGAGGGCAGAGAGCTGGATCCAACCGCAAACACATGGGAAGAACAATGCAGTCTCACAGTAAAAACACAGAGAGAATGTGCCCAATAACTATGTGATAAGGTGCTGAGGAATTGGGGTTGCACCCAAAACTTTGAGACAGAGAGGAATGTTTCCAATAATTAAGAAACTGCACCTTACAACTACAACAGGAGCTACACCCAATAACCAAGGAATGTGGAAAGGAATAAACACTGGAGGTGGGCTACAcccaaaaactatggaacaggGGCTGCACCCAAAAACTATGGAACGGGGGCTGCACCCAAAAAATATGGAATGGGGGCTGCACCCAAAAAATATGGAATGGGGGCTGCACCCAAAAACTATAGAATGGGGGCTGCACCCAAAAACTATGGAATGGGGGCTGCACCCGAAAACTATGGAATAGGGGCTGCACCCAAAAACTATGGAATAGGGGCTGCACCCAAAAACTATAGAATAGGGGCTGCACCCAAAAACTATAGAATAGGGGCTGCACCCAAAAACTATAGAATATGGGCTGCACCCAAAATCAATGGAATAGGGGCTGCACCCAAAAAACTATGGGACAGGACATGGATATACTAGAAGGGATGGAGGGGGACAACGAGTCCAGAACAAGGAATTGTCGCTGGGAGGAGATATATACATTACTAATGGATACAGAGCGCACATCCCGCGCCAGAAGGTGAGCGGAGACcccagtaacatagtaacatagtaagtaaggttgaaaaaagacacatgtccatcgagttcaaccttttttttttttattaactacctatctgccagttgatccagaggaaggcaaaaaacccatctgaagcctctccaatttgcctcagagggggaaaaattcctttgtgactccaaaatggcaatcggactagtccctggatcaacttggactatgagctatctcccataaccctgtattcccttacttgctaaaaagctatccaaccccttcttaaaactatctaatgtatcagcctgtacaactgattcagggagagaattccacatcttcacagctctcactgtaaaaaaccccttccgaatatttaggcggaacctctattcttctaatcggaatgggtgacctcgtgtcagctggaaagacctactggtaaataaagcattagagagattattatatgatccccttatatatttatacatagtcatcatatcaccccttaagcgcctcttctccagcgtgaacatccccaatttggccagtctttcctcatagctaagattttcaataccttttaccagcttagttgcccttctctgtaccctctctaatacaataatgtcctgtttgagtgatggagaccaaaattgtacggcatattctagatggggccttacaagtgctctatacagtggaagaatgaccccctcctcctatgaatctatgccccttttaatacagctcaagaccttatttgcccttgatgctgccgactggcattgcttgctacagccaagtttatcatctacaaagactccaaggtccttttccataatggatttgcctagtgcagtcccattaagggtataagtggcttggatatttttacatcccaggtgcatgactttacatttttatcaacattgaatctcatttgccacttagctgcccagattgccagtttgtcaagatcatgttgcaaggatgccacatcctggatttaattaattgggctggataattttgtgtcatctgcaaacactgatacattacttacaacaccctcccctaagtcattaatgaacaagttaaataaaagtggacccaatactgagccctgggggaccccactaagaaccttactccaagtagagaatgtcccattaacaaccacactctgtagtcagtttcctatccacgtgcaaacgacttcattaagcccaacagaccttagtttagaaagcagtcaaacgctttggcaaaatccaaatagatcacatctactgccccccccattgtccagaatcttacttaccacatcataaaatgcaatcaaatttgtctgacatgacctatccttcataaagccatgctgattgttgctcataatgccattcattaggacaaaattttgaatgtgatcccttaacaagccttcaaataatttgcctactaCAGATGTCAagattactggcctataattgccaggctgagatcgtaatccctttttaaatattggaataacatcagcttttctccaatccataggcaccataccagatgagaaaatcagaaataaagactggtctaaaactgaactaagctctcttagaacccgggggtgtatgccatcaggccctggagccttgtttacattaatttgtattaaatctttttgaatcatatcacgagtcagccactgactagattgagctgaaccattcgtgcagttataaagtgagcctgtgaacccagactcctctattgtatacactgaagaaaagaactgatttaacacatttgccttatctgtatctgttacaaccatactggtaccattatttaatggagcaacaccctcaatctgcatctttttactattaatatatttaaaaaaccttttagggttagttttcacctccaccgcaattaactcttcatttcttttcttagccttccggattgctgatttacaacatttattacagtgtttatattcattaaatgcagcttctgtccctacagatttgtagtttttaaatgcctttctcttctttcccattaacttctttacttctgtattaagccacacaggatgattcttagagcttctacgtttagtccttaagggaataaattgagaacagtaatgatttaatatcattttaaaggacaaccatttctgttctgtgtttttagctgaaaacctaatgccccaatcaatgctctgtagggcagccctcaaggcactaaaattagctttggcaaaattcatggtttttgttgccccagtatatttttgttttttgcaccagacattaaaagatataacattatggtcactattacccaggggttcaatgacttgcacattgctataagttctgggtcatttgagatcactaaatcaagaatagcattttttctggtaggctcctcaacaacctgtgctaaaaaattgtcgtgcaataagtttatgaacttgttcccattaactgatctagcagtaccgttgctccagtcaatatctgggtaattaaaatcccccattatcattactttaactaaactagcagccttttctatttgcattaggagctttgtctcttcctcctcacttacattagggggtctatagcatacgcctacaattaatttgctggattctttacaattggtgaagaactccacccatacgacttctgcccccttattttctaacataacctcctcctttatatgagcttttaaatcctgcctaacatacagacatacccctcctccttttctattgcctctgtccctccgaaacaaagtatagccactgatatttactgcccagtcatgcgactcattcagccatgtttcggccacaccaatcacatcatattttccttccaacaccagcagctccagttcTCCCATTTTCAGTGACACTCAGAACATAGTTCCTTGTCTAACTTTTCTGGACAAATAGCAGCTGCCCGTGTGAAAGGAGGGAACCCCAGGCCGTGATTAACGAGTGGAGCCCAGACAGTGCATACCTTCCTGCGTACCCCGAGGTCGCCTGGTGTCGCCTCCGCACCGAACTCTGCATCCTTCCCAACCCGCTGCCTCCGATCTCTCTGGGCTGATGCTGAGCAGCGCGTGCCTGTCTTCCAGCTGTCAATTTGATTGGCCAGCAGTCTGCACTCATGGGCCAATTACACAGCAGAAGGGGCGGGCGAGGCACATAAACCAGCGCTCGTTAACATGAAGTTTCAGGGCTCGCTTTGAAATGCAGCTGTTCATAATCGATCAGTGTTGTTGGGACGCGCACTTGGCTACCATATGGGGGAAACTAGTTGGAAATCGAAATGGGGACAAACGACATCAGGACAATCAATAATCCGTACCGCGGAACTATAGTACAGCTGACATGTTTCCAGGGGGGAATAACTTTAGGGACCGGAAGTGGGGAGCCGAGGACCTTTTGCAGCTGCCCAGGTATGGCCCTGGACGGGCTGGCCGGGTACGTGTATAAGGCGGCGGCTGAGGGCCGGGTACTTACTCTGGCTGCCTTGTTACTCCATCGTACCGAACCTGAGATCCGAACCGTGCTCTCCACTGTCACCCAGCACGGCGGCCAGAGATCCACTCCGCTCATCATCGCCGCCCGTAACGGACACAGCAAGGTGGTGCGCCTGCTCCTGGAACATTACAAGGTGGATGTGCAGCAAACTGGCACTGTGCGCTTCGACGGGTGAGTAGGGAGAGGGGAGCATCTTCATGAAGGGGCAGAGGTTACACATAGCACCTGGGCTGGTGGGAAAGTGAAAGCAGGAAGCTTCAGTAACAAAACTAAAGTTtctataaacacgctgctgtgtagccatgggggcagccattcaagcacaggatacacagtagataatggataagttctgaagaatcactacattgtttatctgttatctgctgtgtatcctgtgcattttctccttttccagcttgaatggctgccccatggctacacagcagctggtttatataaactatgtacagttcctgaagcaaacacaccagttttaccagtgcagcacatcaGTACATtatcttttcatgattttaaaacACTCATTTCTTTATCAGTAACCCAcctgtgtatatatttaaataatacacaagccatgaatatcttgtaaattatatccttataaaggtgagttctgatgtcatcagtcataaacggtgagttctgatgtcatttctgtcatattactcactgaagcttgtgtattataataaagaaagtaccccctgttgcaaaatatgaggatattagaagtaacctcggagttccatgacctgtataaaaacactctgcctcgtgtttttatatggtcatgaaactcctcggtaacttataatatccttatattttacaagagggggtactttattcactatataatgaacaaaagccatgaatatcctgtaaattatatcctttataaacggtgagtactgatgtcatttctgtcacatgactcactgaaacttgtgtattataataaataaaagtaccccctgttgcaaaatatgaggatattagaaattatctttgagttccatgacctgtataaaaacctctcggcctcgtgtttttatatggtcatgaaactcctcggtaacttctaatatccttataatttacaacagggtgtactttattcactacataatGAACTTCATAACACTCTACAGGGTAAGATTGAGACTTTTTAGGGTCTTCCTTTAGAAAGACTGTATATCCACCCCTTGTTCAACAGTTGTTCAATGACTAATGCTTGTGCATACTTTCTCCCTATTTCATCAAGGAATGTCcatgttttctgttatttctgtATAAAGAGCTTTCTTGTAATTGTAACTAGGGAAATCAGGGACGTTTTATAAAGAGTTTtgcctcattatttattttctttttaataaacctTCTGGGTAAGgtgtttagaaaaataaatataactatgATCTGTCATATTGCAAAAAGATAATATCAACTCCGCTCAGTCTCACTTTGTGCAAGAGAAAAATGTTATGAGTTGCTGATCTGCCCACTTTTAATATCATCACTAATACAGGTCGGTTATGAACATTATCATGGAAacttctgcctgtttttgaccctAAGGTAACAGCAGCCGCCCAGCTAAGCACCATGAATAGTCTTGTTTTCCATTATTGTAAAGGTAGACAAACAATGGGTGTACCCACTATTTTCACTGTTTGTGATATAACTACAGGTTGAGGAATGTGGATGTGCCGAGAGTATCTTACTTTTTAGGACATTTAAGTTTAGAGTCTATGCATCTAACACATTTTATCTATTCCTTTGTATTATTCATTGCTTTGTTCCTCAGTGTTCTTTCATGGctattcagatttatttttccaTTCCTTCTGTAGATATATCATTGATGGAGCTACTGCCCTGTGGTGTGCTGCTGGAGCCGGGCACTATGAAGTGGTAAAGTTGCTTGTGAGCCATGAGGCAAATGTGAACCACACAACTGTCACAAATTCCACCCCTCTGAGAGCTGCGTGCTTTGATGGAAGACTAGACATTGTCCGCTTTCTTGTGGAGAACAATGCAAACATTAGCATCGCCAATAAGTACGACAATACGTGCCTGATGATTGCTGCTTACAAGGGCCACTCTGATGTAGTGCATTACCTTCTGAGGCAACATGCTGACCCGAATGCCAGAGCTCACTGTGGAGCAACTGCGCTGCACTTTGCAGCAGAAGCTGGACACTTAGATATTGTGCGGGAGCTGGTTAAGTGGAAAGCAGCTATGGTTGTTAATGGACACGGGATGACTCCTCTTAAGGTAGCTGCTGAGAGCTGTAAGGCAGACGTGGTAGAACTGCTTCTTGCACATTCAGACTGTGATGCCAAGAGCCGTATAGAGGCATTGGAGCTTTTGGGAGCCTCTTTTGCCAATGATCGGGAGAATTACAACATCACCAAGACCTATCAGTATTTGTACTTAGCAATGCTGGAGAGATTTCGGGACCCCTCAAACATTCTTCACAAAGAGGTCCTCCCTCCAATTGAGGCCTATGGAATGAGAACAGAATGTCGAAATCCACAGGAGTTAGGCGCTATCCTCCATAACACAGATGATCTCCATTTGGAGGGCTTGATTGTTCGCGAGCGCATCCTCGGCTCTGACAACATTGATGTGTCGCACCCAATAATATACCGGGGGGCGGTGTATGCCGATAACATGCAATTTGAACAGTGTATCAAGTTGTGGCTGCATGCGTTGCAGCTGCGTCAGAAAGGAAATCGCAATACACACAAAGACTTGCTGAGGTTTGCGCAAGTGTTCTCTCAGATGATTCACCTTAATGAGCCAGTGAAATCTCGGGATGTGGAACGTGTGCTGGAATGTAGCGTTCTCGAAATAGAACGTGGTATAGCTCGTATCCAGAATCCCCAAGAGCCCGATGCCCATTCTACACTGGAAAACCATGAATGTAATCTCTACACTTTTCTTTACCTTGTTTGCATATCCACAAAAACTTGTTGCTCAGAGGAGGAGCAGCCTTGCATAAATAAGCAAATCTACCGCCTTGTACACCTGGATCCTCGAACAAGGGAAGGAGGCAGTCTGCTGCATTTGGCAGTTGATTCCGGCACGCCTGTAGATGACTTCCACACTAATGACGTCtgcagtttcccaagtgccccagTGGCAAAGCTCCTTATTGACTGTGGAGCGAACGTTAATGCCGTGGACCAGATGGGTAACAGCCCACTCCATGTTATAGTACAATACAACCGTCCTATCAGTGATTTTCTTACCCTGCATGCCATTATCATCAGTCTTGTAGAGGCAGGGGCTCACACTGACATGACCAACAAGGAGAAAAAGACTCCTTTGGACAGAAGCACCACAGGGGTGTCAGAAATTCTACTTAAAACTCAAATGAAGCTTAGTCTGAAGTGCCTAGCAGCCCGGGCTGTGCGACTTCACAACATTAAATATCAAAATCAGATCCCGAGGACTCTTGAAGAGTTTGTGGAATTTCATTAAACCTTTGTTTGGATGAACTTCATTTATATTCCTACAAACATTCTTTGGTTACACACCATTCCTTAGGGCCCACCTGTATCTTCTTGGGGCAAAGCCAAAACAGCCACCACTTATATCATCTAATTTTCTTAATTGTTCCATCGCTCTGAAGAATGCTGCAGTCTCATGTTTTATTCTGATTCTCTTCCATGATGTTGCAGCTGCTTTAATTACTGATCAGGTTTTAAAGAGAATAAGATAAGGTGCTGAATCCCcacttcaggtttttttttttttttctgttaagggAGAattggtttttgaatttttaatggCTGAAGCCTGCTGAGACTTTCTTCCACATGGaagtctccaaaaaaaaacttctgcagGGTCCTTTGATGACTGCAGCCTAATGTCTGAATGTCACCTGAGACACTTGAGGGGATTTGGCAGGCTGTTTTCCCCTAGTTACCCATCGTTTACCTCTGAGGGATAGCTGAACGGTGTCCATAGCATGTGGCTGGCAAGTGCTGGAAATTGGCCAGCCTGAGTGGC
Above is a genomic segment from Xenopus laevis strain J_2021 chromosome 3L, Xenopus_laevis_v10.1, whole genome shotgun sequence containing:
- the fem1b.L gene encoding protein fem-1 homolog B (The RefSeq protein has 1 substitution compared to this genomic sequence) — protein: MALDGLAGYVYKAAAEGRVLTLAALLLHRTEPEIRTLLSTVTQHGGQRSTPLIIAARNGHSKVVRLLLEHYKVDVQQTGTVRFDGYIIDGATALWCAAGAGHYEVVKLLVSHEANVNHTTVTNSTPLRAACFDGRLDIVRFLVENNANISIANKYDNTCLMIAAYKGHSDVVHYLLRQHADPNARAHCGATALHFAAEAGHLDIVRELVKWKAAMVVNGHGMTPLKVAAESCKADVVELLLAHSDCDAKSRIEALELLGASFANDRENYNITKTYQYLYLAMLERFRDPSNILHKEVLPPIEAYGMRTECRNPQELGAILHNTDDLHLEGLIVRERILGSDNIDVSHPIIYRGAVYADNMQFEQCIKLWLHALQLRQKGNRNTHKDLLRFAQVFSQMIHLNEPVKSRDVERVLECSVLEIERGIARIQNPQEPDAHSTLENHECNLYTFLYLVCISTKTCCSEEEQPCINKQIYRLVHLDPRTREGGSLLHLAVDSGTPVDDFHTNDVCSFPSAPVAKLLIDCGANVNAVDQMGNSPLHVIVQYNRPISDFLTLHAIIISLVEAGAHTDMTNKEKKTPLDRSTTGVSEILLKTQMKLSLKCLAARAVRLHNIKYQNQIPRTLEEFVEFH